In a genomic window of Bacillus rossius redtenbacheri isolate Brsri chromosome 4 unlocalized genomic scaffold, Brsri_v3 Brsri_v3_scf4_2, whole genome shotgun sequence:
- the LOC134541998 gene encoding uncharacterized protein LOC134541998, whose product MAAKVAVILVILNFQAHPMQCGDSDSVQQQSINWAVGVVDHLRNLLRMTNELSSLVESAQSALECTSTPCEAASPPNCTAHSLSPRHPGGTPANATSQSPSSATYKCSAAASLEDPSPYEHRNKTKANEEQLPTFISRAAGTAGTQTSATEELPLGAGPLLVHKTSVKPSTQGSMTSTTAITEMQHNSTHLPPQKCTSPPAPKSTDSKIFNKVSSNMTESPHSHTNNMKTTTDKVTHSPEGRDATSGRTKRPHVTSVKTTTHRTTTLRNKPTVKIEQCKTKHATPDSTTQKTSTSELTSLPTVAVTNSPPIITDDTSQSTNLPHVHGPYTKTLNENTFIRDHSEENTKKAYTEKSITDVPVSTESTCFAEITRENPHTQGVTLPTTRLSTERAHKLKYEFESSREYNKARHSSKSSETSSAATPSPVNSTTHRTVTTQSSVHDPFCGSKASPFSKPPNSNEYLKQNGSPGVGANIFNPEENLISPPPGNNCAASSSSSERNDRMSPVVGSHEAHKCSSAPLSTSVGSHQSFLRHCFHSTGCIPDGDISHSRPLGFSTEIFQPNYNIINFEPFCYCPRLLNCDPPATKWYTPPFFPGNSFKTSPSPSSCGTLGFHNEQLPSSLEIPELIYGHVSNSYRFYSPPIRFPFPYLEPHPSLVNMFPLHHAQSGRYLHHAMFR is encoded by the exons ATGGCGGCCAAG GTTGCTGTTATTTTGGTGATACTCAACTTCCAAGCGCATCCTATGCAGTGTGGTGATAGTGATTCAGTTCAGCAACAGTCCATAAACTGGGCAGTCGGTGTAGTGGACCACTTGAGAAACTTACTGCGCATGACCAATGAACTCTCCAGCTTAGTGGAAAGCGCGCAGAGTGCACTAGAGTGCACTTCCACGCCGTGCGAAGCTGCTTCGCCGCCGAACTGCACGGCGCACTCGCTGTCGCCTCGACACCCGGGTGGAACACCGGCCAACGCAACCTCTCAAAGTCCATCTTCAGCGACATACAAGTGTTCTGCTGCAGCGAGCCTCGAGGATCCATCTCCATACGAACATCGTAACAAGACGAAAGCAAACGAAGAACAACTTCCAACATTTATTTCAAGAGCTGCTGGTACAGCTGGGACTCAAACAAGTGCCACAGAGGAGTTGCCACTTGGTGCTGGACCTCTTCTTGTCCACAAAACTTCAGTGAAACCAAGTACCCAAGGAAGCATGACTTCAACTACGGCTATCACAGAGATGCAACACAATAGCACTCACTTACCTCCTCAAAAATGCACTAGTCCACCTGCACCAAAGAGCACTGAttctaaaattttcaataaagttTCATCAAATATGACTGAATCTCCACACTCACACACAAACAATATGAAAACAACCACAGATAAAGTCACTCATTCACCTGAAGGACGAGATGCTACGTCCGGTAGAACTAAGAGACCACACGTAACATCCGTTAAAACTACTACACATAGAACCACTACTTTACGTAATAAACCTACTGTAAAAATTGAACAATGTAAAACTAAACATGCGACTCCTGATTCAACTACTCAAAAAACATCGACAAGTGAACTCACTTCCTTACCTACTGTTGCCGTAACCAATAGTCCACCGATTATTACTGATGACACATCACAGTCTACTAATTTGCCTCACGTGCATGGACCTTATACAAAAACACTAAATGAAAACACTTTTATTAGAGATCATTCAGAAGAAAACACAAAGAAAGCTTACACCGAAAAATCAATAACTGATGTACCTGTAAGTACTGAATCAACATGTTTTGCTGAAATCACCAGAGAAAACCCTCATACACAAGGAGTTACCTTACCAACAACAAGATTGTCTACTGAAAGGgctcataaattaaaatatgagtTTGAGTCTTCTCGCGAGTATAATAAGGCACGTCACTCAAGCAAATCTAGTGAAACTTCGTCAGCTGCAACTCCATCACCAGTGAATTCCACAACTCACAGAACTGTAACCACACAATCAAGTGTACACGATCCATTTTGCGGAAGCAAAGCTTCTCCATTCTCTAAGCCACCGAACTCCaacgaatatttaaaacaaaatggtTCTCCAGGAGTtggtgcaaatatttttaatcctGAAGAAAATTTGATAAGCCCACCACCGGGCAATAACTGCGCCGCCAGTTCGTCGAGCTCCGAGCGAAACGACAGGATGTCACCTGTTGTCGGAAGTCACGAGGCACATAAATGCTCCAGTGCGCCATTGAGCACAAGTGTTGGTTCACATCAAAGCTTTCTTCGACACTGTTTCCATTCTACAGGTTGTATTCCCGATGGAGATATATCTCATTCGAGACCGCTTGGGTTTTCAACTGAAATTTTTCAGCcaaattacaatattattaactTTGAACCTTTCTGCTATTGCCCTAGACTCTTAAATTGTGATCCTCCTGCTACTAAGTGGTACACACCGCCATTCTTTCCTGGGAATTCCTTCAAAACGTCGCCATCCCCATCATCTTGCGGAACTTTAGGCTTCCACAATGAACAACTACCGAGTTCTCTAGAAATACCAGAGCTTATATATGGCCACGTAAGTAATTCGTATAGGTTTTATTCACCGCCAATACGGTTCCCTTTTCCTTACCTCGAGCCTCATCCATCGCTTGTGAATATGTTCCCTCTTCACCATGCTCAATCTGGTAGATATCTGCACCATGCAATGTTCAGATGA